CCGGCGTGAAGTGATCGCGTCGGCGGAGTTTCTCCTTCACGCATTCGCGGGGCGTCCTTACGCTGCGCGCCATGGGAAACACGATTCGGATCGCCGCGCTTGCGGGCGACGGCATCGGGCCGGAAGTGATGCGCGAGGCGGTCAGGGTCCTGCGCGCGGTCGAGAAGCGATTCCAACTCGACTTCCTCATCAGCGCGGCGCCCGTCGGCTGGGCGGGGATCGACGCGGCGGGGCAGGCGCTGCCCGACGCGACGCTTGAGCTGTGCCGCAAGTCGCACGCGATTCTCTTCGGCTCCGTCGGCCTGCCGGACCGCGACCCCACCCTCCCGAAGGAAGAGCGCCCCGAGCGCGCCGCGCTGCTGCGGCTGCGGAAGGAATTCGGCCTCTACGCGAACTTGCGGCCCGTCAAGCTCCCGAAGGCGCTCGCGCACGCGTGCCCGTTGCGCCCGGAGCGGCAGGGCGACGGCATCGACATCCTCGTGGTGCGCGAATTGACCGGCGGACTTTACTTCGGCCAGCCCAAGAAGACCGAGGAATACGAGACGCGCGACGCGCAGCCGGGACGCGAGCAGACGGTGGTGCTGCGCCGGCACCAGCGCGCGGTGGACACGATGGTCTACACGACGCCCGAGATCGAGCGCATCGCGCACGTCGCGTTCAAGGCCGCGCAACTGAGGCGGCGGAAGCTGTGCAGCATCGACAAGGCGAACGTGCTCGAGAACGGCGTGCTCTGGCGCGAGGTCGTCACGCGCGTCGCCAAGGATTACGCCGACGTGGCGCTCGATCACATGTTCGTGGACAACGCCGCGATGCAACTCCTGCTGCGCCCGGCGCAGTTTGACGTGCTGCTGTGCGAAAACCTGTTCGGCGACATCCTCAGCGACGAGGCCGCGGCGCTCGCGGGTTCGCTCGGGATGCTGCCGAGCGCGAGCCTCGGCGCGACGACCGGTGGGTGGACGTTTGGTTTTTACGAGCCCGCGGGCGGCACCGCGCCGGACATCGCGGGCAAGGACCTCGCCAATCCCATCGCGCAGATCCTCTCCGCGGCGCTGATGCTGCGCCACAGCTTCGGGCTCGACGACGCGGCGAAATCCATCGAGGCCGCGGTCGCGAAGGTCATCGCCGACGGGTTGCGCACGGGGGATATTTACACCGCGACGGACGCGGGCGCGCGGAAGGCCGGCACCCGCGAGATGGGCGGCGCGATTGCCGCGGCGGTCTGAGTTCGCCGTGGCGCGCGCCGGTCACTTCCGCAGCCGCGCCATGAAACCCGGCTCGGTTCCCGCGAGGTCGGCGCGGCGCTGTTCCGCGAGCAGGGTGCCGTAGGTCTTCGTGTCGCGCACGAGCATCGCGAGGCGTTCCTTCAAGCCGTCGCTCACGATTTCGCCCTCCTTCGAGACGTCCTCCTTCTCCATGAACGCCACGCCGTAGGGGAGCGACCACGCGTAGCATTGCCGCGCCACGGTGCGGAGCTGGTCGGTGACGGTCAGGCCCTTTTCGTGCGAGGCGACGACCGTGGCAAAGAGCCGCCCGGCAAACTCGTGCCAGAAATGATCGAGGAAATTCTTCAGCGTGGAGCTGATGCTGCCGTGGTAATCCGGCGTGCCGAGCACGAAAACGTCCGCGGCGTCCACACGGGCTTTGAGCGCGGGGAAATGCGGCGCGGCGAACGTCTCGTCGGGATTGAATGGCGGCAGCGGTTCCTGCGCGAGGTCGAGCACGTCCACGGAACAGCCCGCGGCGCGAAGCTGCCCGGCAACGTGCAGCACCACGGCGCGCGTGACCGACTTCCCGTGCAGGCTGCCGACGACGGCGAGGACTTGGAGCGACGACATGACTCCTTTTCGCGGAGTGAGTGCAAAGTTCAAAGTTCAATCTTCACCGTCGAACCCGGAACTTGAAACTTGGAACTTGAATCGCCGCCGCCCTACCATCCGCGCGCTTATGGATAACGCCTCCGCGCCCGCCAATGCCGGTGCCGCCCTCGAACGCGCCGACGGGCGTCATCCCGGCGAGTTGCGTCCGCTGCGGTTCCAAAACCACATCGCCCCGCACGCCTCCGGCTCGACGCTTGTCGAGTGGGGCAACACGCGCGTCATCTGCGCCGTGATGATCGAGGAAACCGTGCCGCGCTGGATGAAGGAACAAAACGTCACCGGCGGCTGGCTGACCGCGGAGTATTCGATGCTGCCTTACTCGACCCTCACGCGGAAAGCCCGCGACAGCGCGAAGGGCAAGGTGGACGGCCGCTCGACGGAAATCCAGCGGCTCATCGGGCGCGCGATGCGCTCCGCCGTGGACCTCGAGAAAGTCGGCGCGCGCACGCTGTGGGTGGATTGCGATGTGTTGCAGGCGGACGGCGGGACGCGCACGGCCGCCATCACGGGCGCGTTTGTCGCGCTGTCGCTCGCGGTAAGGAGATTGCAGACCGAGGGGAAGCTCGCGGCCGACCCGATCGCGAACAGCGTCGCCGCCGTGAGCGTGGGCGTGGTGAATGGCGTGCCGCTGCTCGACCTCTGCTACACGGAGGACGCCGCGGCCGAGGTGGACATGAACCTGGTGATGACGGGCAGGGGCGAGTTCATCGAGTTGCAGGGCACGGGCGAAGAGGCGACTTTCGGCGACGCGCACCTCGCGGCGATGCTCGAACTGGGGAAGGCCGGCATCCGGCAGTTGCTCGCGGCGCAGCAGGAGGCGATCCGGGAAGGATGACAAGGTCAGGGTCCAACGTTCCGTGGAGGATCGGTTGACTCGACTTTCGCATCACGATTGTTGGGCGTCATCGACCGTCCACCCTTCCCGCAGCCCGTTGTTCCCGATGGAATCACCGACCCGACTTTATCTCCTGCGCCACGGCGAGGTGGAGGCGCGCTACCACCGCATCTTCGGCGGGCGGATCGACATGGAGCTGTCGCCGCGCGGCCATGAGCAGGCGAAGGCGCTCGCGGGCTGGTTGCGCGCGGTGCACTTCAACGCCATCTACTCCAGCCCGATGAAGCGCGCGCAACAGACGCTCGCGCCGCTGGCCGCGCATTCGCCCGCGGCGCCGCGGACGATGGATGACTTGCGGGAAGTGGACTTCGGCGCGTGGACGGGGCTGAGCTGGCAGCAAGTGCACGAGCAGTTCAACGTGAGCGCGTTCGACTGGCTGCACATGCTCGAGGAAGGCGCGATTCCCGGCGCCGAATCCGCCGCGAACCTGCGCGCGCGGGTCGAGCCGTGCCTGCGGAGGATTCTCACCGAGTGCCGCGGCCAGACGGCGGCGATCGTCTGCCACGGCGGCGTGATCCGGATGCTGCTCGCGGTGCTGTTGCAACTGCCGGTGCCGAAGCTCGCGCACTTCGACATCGAATACGCAAGCGCGACGGTGGTGGAGTGTTTGCCGCGGCGCGCCGAGGTGGAGTTGCTCAACTTCACGCCGTGGCGCGACGTGCCATGAGCGCGAGTCGAGCCACGAAGCGGACTGGCGGGACGCTCCTGTGCGTGTCCGTCGCGACGCGCGAGGCCGCGGCGGAAGCCATCGGCGAACGGCTTGGGGAGGTGCTCGGCTGCGGGACGGCGATTTGCACGAACGCGCAAACACGGCGCACTGAAGTCACGGCCTGCCTCGACCGCCGCGGCGGGCTGAGCGCCGTGGAGCGGGGGCGGATCCGGTCCGCATGGGCGGAACTTCGCACCGCCGGGTTCGACGCCGGTTCGGGCCGGATTCAGACGCGCCGGCTGCGGCGCGAGGATTGGGCGGAGTCGTGGAAGCGGCACTTCAAGCCCGTCGAAATCAGCCGGGTGCTGCTGCTGAAGCCGAGTTGGAGCCGCCGCAGGCCGCGCCGTGGCCAGGTCGTGGTGGTGCTCGATCCCGGGCTGAGCTTCGGCACGGGGCAGCATGCGACCACGCGCTTCTGCCTCGAACAGCTCGCCACCGAGCGCGTGCCGGGGCGGGCGCAGTCGTTCCTCGACATCGGGACGGGATCGGGAATCCTCGCCATCGCCGCGGCGAAGCTCGGCTACAGGCCCGTGGCGGCACTCGATTTCGACCCCGAATCGGTCCGGGTGGCGCGCGAGAACGCCCGCACAAACGACGTCCTGCGGTCGATCCGACTCGTCCAGGCGGATTTGCGCGCGCTCCCATGGCGGGCGCGGGAGACGTTCGACGTGATCGCCGCGAACCTTACAAGCGACCTGCTGATCGGGGAACGTCGGCGCATCCTCGCGCGGTTGAAACCGGGTGGGGCGTTGGTGCTTGCCGGGATCCTGCGGCGGCAGTTTGCGGGGGTGAAAAAAGAAATGGCCCGCGGCGGGATGAAACTGGCAGTCAAGGACATCGAAGGGGAGTGGTCATCGGGTTTGTTCCGGCGCAGGGCGTGAAGTTTGCCGGCGCGGACGGCCCGTTTGAACCGCCCCTCGGGCCCGCGGTCGAACGGGGGAAACTATTGCAATGAACTTGGTCGCCCGTATCATCCGCCGCCAACCGAACGAACCCAATGCGCCAGTTTTGGACCATCGCCCTCAACGCCTTCATGGAACTGGTGCGCCAGCCGGTCTTCCTGCTGCTGATGACGTGTTCGGCGCTGTTCATCGTGTTCATCGCCGCCGTGCCTTATTTCGGCTTCGGCGACGACCCCAAACTGGTCAAGGACGGCTCGCTCGCGGTGATGCTGGTCAGCGGATTGGTCGCGGCGGTCCTGAGCGCGTCGTCCTCGGTCGCGCACGAAATCCGCTCCGGCACCGCGCTGGCGGTTCTGGCCAAGCCGGTCGGCCGGGTGCAGTTCCTCCTGGCCAAGTATCTCGGGCTGGCGGGCGCATTGACGGTGATGACCTACGTGAACGCGCTGGCGTCGCTGCTGGCCAGCCGGATGGCGTTCGATGCCTACGGGGACGCGGACCTGGCCGGGACGTCCATTTTCTACGGGTCGGTGGCGTTGGCGTTTCTGCTGGGCGGGTTCACGAACTACTTCCTGCGGCGGCCGTTCGTGCCGGATGCGACGCGGTTCGTTGTGGTGATGACGACGGTGGCGTTCGTGATCATCGTCAACTTCGTGAAGCTGTACCGGCCCGGCATCGGGAATCCGGAGGTGGACTACCGGCTCCTGCCCGCGACGGTGCTGGTGCTTTACGCGCTGTGGATCATTGCCGGGCTTGCGCTCGCCTGTTCGACTCGTTTTGAAGTCGTCCCGACCCTTGCGATATGCACGGCATTGTTTTTGCTTGGCCTGATGAGCGATTACCTCTTCGGGAACCTCGCGGACTCCAAGTCCGCGTGGCGTCATGTGGGCGAAGCCCTTTATGCGGCGGTGCCAAACTGGCAGTTGTTCTGGATTGCCGACGCGATCGAGGGCTCGAAAGCCATTGAGGGCGTGTGGACCTACGTCGCCAAGGCGCTGGGCTACGTGGTGTTTTACCTCGCCGCCTCGCTGGCGCTGGCGCTGGTGCTGTTTGAAGATCGCGAACTCGGCGGCACGCAATGAACCGGGAGTAACACCCCAACGGAATTGAAATGGAACGCAACGTCCAACGCAAAGGCCTGACCAACCTCCTGCTGCTCTTCGTGGCGGCGGTCGTCTCGGGATTCCTCTCCAAATTCTCGAGTTCGCTGTGCGACGAGGTCGCCACGGTTTTCCTGTGGCTCGGCTTCCTGGTGTCCGCGATGAGCTACTTCCAGATGCGGCTCGAAGCCCGCGAGTCGCTTGAAAAGCTCGAGATGGAGGAACTCGCCCGCACCGCCCATCGCACGTCCATCTTTGAGACGGCCGATGCCGAGAGCTTCCCCGCCCGGCGCGCGCGGGACCAGTTCGAGAAGTGGCTCGTCCCCGCCTTCACGGTGCTGCTGCTCATCCTGCAATCCGTCGCGGCATGGGCGCTATGGCGGCGCGTGCTCAACCCGCCCGTCGCCGACGTCTACGCCCCGGGGGTCGCCATCGCCGCGATCTTCGTCGGGAGCTTCCTGATGCTGTTCATCGCCGGCCGGTTCGCCGCGAGCTTCGCACGGCTCGAAGACCAGCGGTTGCTGCGGCCCAGCGCCAGCTACATGCTCCTGGGCGCCTACTTGACGATCGTCTCGGCGGCCGGGATCTCGCTGGTCTACTTCCACTACGAGCGGGTGGACCTCTACGCCGCGCGCGTGTTGTGCGCGATTCTCACGCTTGCCGCGGCAGAAACGCTCATCAACCTCATCCTCGAGGTCTACCGGCCGCGCGTCCGCGGCAAGTCGGCGCGGCTGCTCTACGACAGCCGGCTCGTGGGCTTGCTCGGGCAACCGGAGGGGCTCTTCACCACCGCCGCGCAGGCCATTGACTATCAGTTCGGATTCAAGGTGTCGGAAACGTGGTTCTACAAGTTCCTCGAGCGCTCGCTGTCGTGGCTCATCCTCGTGCAAGTCGGCGTGCTGATGCTCTCCACGTGCGTGGTGTTCATCGAGCCGCACGAGGAGGCGTTGCTCGAGCGCTTCGGCAAACCCGTCGCCGGCCGCGAAGTGCTCAAGCCCGGGCTCGCGCTCACGTATCCGTGGCCAATTGACCGCGTGCACCGATTCCAGACACAGCAGATCAAGACCTTCAGCGTCGGCTACATCCCCGACCCCGAGAAGGAAAAGGAAACCGTCGTCCTTTGGACCGTCAGTCACACAAAGGAGGAATACAACCTGATCGTCGCCAGCCGGGAGCGCGAAGTCAGCACCAACGCATCCGGCTCGCAAGCCGTCCCCGTCAGCCTCCTGACCGTCAGCATCCCCGTCCAATACCGCATCAAGGACATCGTGCAGTGGGCCCGCGGGCACACCGACGGCGCGAGCCTGCTCGAGAAAATCGCCAGCCGCGAAGTCAACCGCCACCTCGTCAGCGTGGACCTCCTCGAAATCATGTCCACCGGCCGCGAAGCCGCCGCCGCCGTGTTGCGCTCGCGCATCCAGAAACTCGCCGACGACCGCAAGCTCGGCATTGAAGTCACCTACGTCGGCCTGCGCGACATTCACCCGCCCATCGGCGTCGAGACCGTGAAGGTCGCCGAGGCCTTCGAATCCGTCGTCGGCGCCGAGCAACAGCGGGCCGCGCAAATCCTCCTGGGCGAGGGCATCGCCGCGAAGACCAACGCCCTGGCGACCGCCGAGGCCACGCGCATCCGCGAGGATGCCGCTGCCTACAGTCTCCGCCGCACCAACTCGGCCACCGCGTCCGCCGAGCAATTCCGCGACCAGATCAAGGCCTTCGACGCCGCGCCCGTCATTTATCCCGAGCGATTCTACCTGCAGACCGTCGCCCGCGCGATGCAGGGTCCGCGCAAGTATATCCTCGCCGTCACCAACGCCCACGAGGTCTTCCAACTCAACCTCGAAACCAAGATTCGCAACGATCTGCTCGACGTCCCCGTTCCGCCGCCCAAGAAGTAACCCGCCCGCCATCACCATCTCAACACACACACTTGATACCATGAAGGGAAACAAACTCGCCGTCACCATTGGCATGCTGCTGCTGGTCCTGTTCGTCCTGCTGCTCTTTTTCTTCCAGGTCCGACAGAGCGAAGTGGCCTTCGTCTCCACGTTCGGAAACCCCACCGCGGGCTCGGTGTCGCCCGGCCTGCACTTCAAGCTCCCGTGGCCCATCCAGAAGGTGCACAAATTCGACGCCCGCGTGCAGTCCTTCGAGGGCAAGTTCGAGGAAGCCCTCACGAGCGACGGCAAGCCGCTCATGGTGCAGGTCTACCTCGGCTGGAAGATCGTCAACCCGCAGCTCTTCTACAGCAGCTTCGGCGGCTCGACCAACGACGCCACGCGCAACCTCGACGGCCTCGTCGGCAGCGCCAAGAACGCCGTCGTCGGCAAGCACCCCTTCAACCACTACGTCTCCACCGACCCCGCGCAACTCAAGTTCGACGACATCGAGAAGGAGATGCTCGCCTACATCAAGAGCGAGGCGCAGGCGAAATACGGCGTGAACATCGAGTTCCTCGGCATCAAGCGCCTCGGCATCCCCGAGACCATCACCCAGAGCGTCTTCGCCCGCATGAAGGCCGAACGCGAGCGCCTCGTGCAACAATACCAGGCCGAGGGGCAGGCCCGCGCCATCGAGATCACCGCCGAGGCCAACCGCAAGCGCGACGAAATCCTCGCCAAGGCCGACGCCGAGGCCACCCGCGTCCGCGGCCAGGCCGAGGCCGATTCGCAGGAAGCCTACCGCATCCTCGAGCGCAACCCCGAGCTCGCCACCTTCCTCATGCGGATCAAGGCGCTCGAGGACAGCCTCAAGGACCGCGCCACGCTGATTGTCGATACCCGGACGCCGCCCTTCGACTACTTGCGCGGCGTGAACACGACCACCAAGACCAACAAGTGATCGCGCCATGAGCCAGCCTCACGACCACGACCACGACCACGGCCCCGGCGGACATTCGCACGGGCCCGAAGGCCACACCCACGGCCCCGGCGGTCACGACCACGGGCCCGCCAATCCCAGGCCCGCGCCCCCACCCGATCCACAGCCCGTGATCGTCGAGGACGCCGGCTCGCGCGCGCTCGAGGAGGCGTTGAGCAGCAGCTTCGTGCTCGTGAAGGCCCTGATGGTCGCACTGCTCATCGTCTTCGTCTGCTCCGGCATGTTCATCGTGGACCAGAACCAAGTCGCCGTGAAACTGCGCTTCGGCAAACTCGTCGCGACCGGCGACGGCCAGCTCTACCTCCCCGGATGGCATTGGGCGTGGCCGTATCCCATCGACGAGGTCGTGAAGATTCCGCGGCACCTCCAGCATTCCGTCCGCTCCACCGTCGGCTGGTATGCCGTCACCCGCGAACAGGAACTCGCCGGCAAGGAACCCGACATGACCGGCTCGCTCAATCCCGCTTCCGACGGCTATGCAATCTCCGGCGACGGCAACATCATGCACGCCCGCGCCGTGGTGCGTTACCGGATCAGCGACCCGGTCAACTACGCGTTCAACTTCACCGTCACCTCAAACCTCGTCGAGAACGCGGTCAACAACGCCATCCACGCTGTCGCGGCGCGGTTCAATGTCGACGGCGCCACCCGCACGAACGTCGCGGCCTTCCGCAACGACGTGTTGCGCCGCACGAGCGATCTGGTATCGCGCCACGCGCTCGGCGTCGAGGTGGACGAGGCCAATTCCACCGTCGAGACGAAGGTCCCGCGGCAGGTCGGCGACGCCTTCCGCGAAGTCTCCATCGCCGAGGCTGCGCGCAGCACCGCCATCAACGAGGCCAAAGGCAAGGCGAACAACCTCGTGGCCACCGCGAGCGGCGAGGCCGCGGACATCTTGAGCAAGGCCAACGGCAACGCCAGCAAGCTCCGCGCATCCGCGCTCGCCGATGCCGAGTCCTTCACCAAGCAATTCCCCGCCTACCGCGCCAACCCCACGCTCTTCCGCGAACGCCTCTTCACCGAGGCCATCGGGCGAATCCTGACGAACAAGGCGGACCTCTTCCTCCTTCCCGAATCCGCCTCCGGCCGGCCGGAAATCCGCCTGCTCCTCAACCCGGAACCGCCCAAGTCCTCGACCAACGCCCCCGGACAGCCCCACTAACATGCAAACCTCAAGGTTCGCCACGGACGAACACGTCCACCAACACCCGCACGACCACGACCATCACGATGGCGCGGATTGCCAGAGCTGCGGCCACGACCACGAGCACACGCAGATCAAGCTCGGCCAGACCCTCGTCGGCCTGATCTTCATCATCAACTCGTTCATCGTGGACTGGTTCTTCACCAGTGGCCGCGTCGTCTCCGAACTCAGCGCCATGATCGGCGCCATCATCCTCGGTTACCCGATCGTCTGGACGTCCATCAAGGACCTTCGCCGCGGCATCCTCTCCATCAACGAACTCGTCGGCCTGGCCGTCCTCGCGGCATTCGCGGGCGGGGCATTCGGAGCCACGGGCGAGGCGGGCGGATACCAGACCGCGGGCATCGTCGCGTTCTTCATGCTCCTCGGTGAAATCATCGAGACCCGCACCGCCGCCGGCGCGCGCCAGTCCATCGAATCACTCATCCGCCTCACGCCCACCAAGGCCCGCCGGCTCAAGGACGGCTCCGAAACCGAGGTCGCCGTTCATGAACTCGCCGTCGGCGACGTCATCCGCGTGCGTCCCGGCGACAACGTCGCGGCCGACGGGCAGATTCTCTCCGGCGAAGGCTCCATCAACCAGGCCAACATCACCGGCGAGTCGCTGCCCATTGACAAGAAGCCCGGCGACTCCGTCTTCGCCGGCACCATCAACCTCACCGGCGTCCTCGAGATCAAAGTCACCCGCGCCGGACGGGACACCACGCTTGGCAAGGTCCGCGACCTCATCCTCGCCGCCGAGAAAACCAAGCTCCCGATGCAAAAGATCGTGGATCAATACATGGGCTTCTACACGCCGCTCGTGCTCGTCATCGGCGCGCTCGTGTGGACCTTCACGCAGGACCTGTCGCGCGTCATCGCCGTCCTCGTCGTCGCCTGCCCGTGCGCGTTCATCCTCGCCACGCCCACGGCGATGGTCGCCGCGCTCTCTGCCGCGGCGCGCCTCGGCATCCTCATCAAGAACGTCGCCGACATCGAACTTGCCGCGAAGATCAACGCGTTCGTCTTCGACAAGACTGGCACGCTCACCACCGGCAAGCTCGCCGTCAGCCGCCTCGCGCCCGCGGCGGGCGTCACGCCGTCCGACCTGCTCAAGACCGCGGCGAGCGCGGAGAAATACAGCAACCACCCCACCGCCAAGGCGCTCGCCGAGCTCGCCGCCGAAGCCGGCGTGCAGTTGCCCGAGCCGAAGAACTTCGCCGAGACCGCCGGCCGCGGCGTGAAAGCCAACGTGGACGGCACCGTGGTCCTCGTCGGCCGGTCCGCGTGGCTCACGGACAACGGCGTCACCGGTGAATTCCTCAAGAGCGTGGACATCAACGAAACCGAGGGCTTCAGCCTGCTCTTCGTCGCCCGCAACGGCCAGTGCATCGGCTGGGTCGGCTTGCAGGACGAAACCCGCCACGAAGCCAAGGACTCCCTCGTCGAGCTCAAGGCCGTCGGCGTGCGCCGCATCGCGATGGTCAGCGGCGACCGCCAGCCCGTCGCCGCCCGCGTCGCCCGCGACATCGGCTGCGAGGAAGTCCTCGCCGAGTGCCTCCCGCAGAACAAGGTCGAGTTCGTCAAGGCCACGCGCGCCCGCGGCTACAAGGTGGCCGTGGTCGGCGACGGCGTGAACGACGCGCCCGCGCTCGCCGCCGGCGACCTCGGCATCGCCATGGGCGCCGCCGGCAGCGAGGTGGCCATCCACAGCGCGACCATCGCGCTCATGAACAACGACCTTCGCCGCCTGCCCTTCCTCGTGAAGCTCTCGCGCATGACCCGCTCCGTCATCAACCAGAACTTTCTCTTCGGCATCTTCTTCATCATCGGCGGTCTTACCGCGGCGGCGTTCGGCTACCTGAGCCCGATCATCGCGGCCATCATGCACAACGCCGGTTCGCTCATCGTCGTCTTCAACAGCGCGCGCCTCGTGCGGCAGGGCGAGGAACTCGAACCCTTCCAGCACGCGCCCGCGCCCGAACCACCCGGCGCCGACGCCGGCAAGCACGCCGCAGCGGGCCAGTTGCAGCCGAAGATGGCGTGAGTTTTTCAGACCGTAACCGCCGCGCCCGATGAAATGCTTCAATCATCGTGAAATGGACGCCACCGCGGTGTGCAAGCATTCCGGGCGGGCGCTGTGCTCAAATGGCGCGGCGGAGGTCGGTCTGGCGACGGCGTGCAAGGGACGGGGCGAGGCTGCTGCCGGAGCCATCGCGTCCGAAGTGGAATTGCGCAGGCGCCATCCAGAGTTACAGGCACCAACCTATAACACGCTGGCTTGGTTTTGCTTCTTGCCGGGGGTGTCTTGGCCGGGTTCGGAATTTATCCCCTCTTTATCATGTCAGGGGAATGGCGCGTGTCCCCGTTGCCGATTCTGTTTGGTCTCGTTGTGTTTTTTCCCGGTTTCGGATTCCAACGCCATGCACGCGAGTTGAAACCACGAGCAGCAAGAACTTCATGACGTCCCTCGACAATCCGCAATCGGAAATCGAAAATCGGCAATCCTCCGAGACCGTCGTCGCCGTGCGCGGGCTCACGAAGATTTTCAACGACTTCTGGGGCCGGCCCAAAGCCAAGGCCGTGGACAACGTGGACTTCGAAATCCGCCGCGGCGAGGTCTTCGGGTTGCTCGGGCCCAACGGCTCCGGCAAGTCCACCACGATCAAGATGCTCCTTGGCCTGCTCTACCCGACCCGCGGCCATATCGAGGTCTTCGGCCACTCGCCGCGCCACGTGAAAACCAAGGCGCGCCTCGGCTACCTGCCCGAGGAGTCCTACCTCTACCGCTACCTGAATTCCCGCGAGACGCTCGAGTTCTTCGGCAACCTCTTCGAACTCGCGCCCAACGACCGGCGCTACCGCGCCGAGCAACTCCTCGAGATGGTCGGCCTCAACCAGGTCCGCTCCCGCACCGTCGGCGAATTCTCCAAGGGCATGCAACGCCGCATCGGCCTCGCGCAGGCGCTCATCAACGACCCCGACCTCGTCATCCTCGACGAACCCACCGCCGGCCTCGACCCCATCGGCTGCCGCGAGGTCAAGGACCTCATCCTCACCCTCGCGCGCCGCGGCAAGACCATCATCCTCTCCAGCCACCTGCTCGCCGACGTGGAGGATGTGTGCGACCGCGTGGTCATCTACTACGGCGGCAAGATTCACGCGCAAGGCACACTCAACGAACTGCTCAGCGAGCGCGACACCGTGCGCATCACGTCGCCCGCGCTGCCCCGCGAGACGATGCAGAAGGTTCTCGACACCATCCGCGCGGACGTCGCCGGGGACAAGGTCACCGTGGA
This Verrucomicrobiota bacterium DNA region includes the following protein-coding sequences:
- the leuB gene encoding 3-isopropylmalate dehydrogenase; protein product: MGNTIRIAALAGDGIGPEVMREAVRVLRAVEKRFQLDFLISAAPVGWAGIDAAGQALPDATLELCRKSHAILFGSVGLPDRDPTLPKEERPERAALLRLRKEFGLYANLRPVKLPKALAHACPLRPERQGDGIDILVVRELTGGLYFGQPKKTEEYETRDAQPGREQTVVLRRHQRAVDTMVYTTPEIERIAHVAFKAAQLRRRKLCSIDKANVLENGVLWREVVTRVAKDYADVALDHMFVDNAAMQLLLRPAQFDVLLCENLFGDILSDEAAALAGSLGMLPSASLGATTGGWTFGFYEPAGGTAPDIAGKDLANPIAQILSAALMLRHSFGLDDAAKSIEAAVAKVIADGLRTGDIYTATDAGARKAGTREMGGAIAAAV
- a CDS encoding NAD(P)H-dependent oxidoreductase gives rise to the protein MSSLQVLAVVGSLHGKSVTRAVVLHVAGQLRAAGCSVDVLDLAQEPLPPFNPDETFAAPHFPALKARVDAADVFVLGTPDYHGSISSTLKNFLDHFWHEFAGRLFATVVASHEKGLTVTDQLRTVARQCYAWSLPYGVAFMEKEDVSKEGEIVSDGLKERLAMLVRDTKTYGTLLAEQRRADLAGTEPGFMARLRK
- a CDS encoding ribonuclease PH codes for the protein MDNASAPANAGAALERADGRHPGELRPLRFQNHIAPHASGSTLVEWGNTRVICAVMIEETVPRWMKEQNVTGGWLTAEYSMLPYSTLTRKARDSAKGKVDGRSTEIQRLIGRAMRSAVDLEKVGARTLWVDCDVLQADGGTRTAAITGAFVALSLAVRRLQTEGKLAADPIANSVAAVSVGVVNGVPLLDLCYTEDAAAEVDMNLVMTGRGEFIELQGTGEEATFGDAHLAAMLELGKAGIRQLLAAQQEAIREG
- a CDS encoding histidine phosphatase family protein encodes the protein MESPTRLYLLRHGEVEARYHRIFGGRIDMELSPRGHEQAKALAGWLRAVHFNAIYSSPMKRAQQTLAPLAAHSPAAPRTMDDLREVDFGAWTGLSWQQVHEQFNVSAFDWLHMLEEGAIPGAESAANLRARVEPCLRRILTECRGQTAAIVCHGGVIRMLLAVLLQLPVPKLAHFDIEYASATVVECLPRRAEVELLNFTPWRDVP
- a CDS encoding 50S ribosomal protein L11 methyltransferase, with product MSASRATKRTGGTLLCVSVATREAAAEAIGERLGEVLGCGTAICTNAQTRRTEVTACLDRRGGLSAVERGRIRSAWAELRTAGFDAGSGRIQTRRLRREDWAESWKRHFKPVEISRVLLLKPSWSRRRPRRGQVVVVLDPGLSFGTGQHATTRFCLEQLATERVPGRAQSFLDIGTGSGILAIAAAKLGYRPVAALDFDPESVRVARENARTNDVLRSIRLVQADLRALPWRARETFDVIAANLTSDLLIGERRRILARLKPGGALVLAGILRRQFAGVKKEMARGGMKLAVKDIEGEWSSGLFRRRA
- a CDS encoding ABC transporter permease, whose translation is MRQFWTIALNAFMELVRQPVFLLLMTCSALFIVFIAAVPYFGFGDDPKLVKDGSLAVMLVSGLVAAVLSASSSVAHEIRSGTALAVLAKPVGRVQFLLAKYLGLAGALTVMTYVNALASLLASRMAFDAYGDADLAGTSIFYGSVALAFLLGGFTNYFLRRPFVPDATRFVVVMTTVAFVIIVNFVKLYRPGIGNPEVDYRLLPATVLVLYALWIIAGLALACSTRFEVVPTLAICTALFLLGLMSDYLFGNLADSKSAWRHVGEALYAAVPNWQLFWIADAIEGSKAIEGVWTYVAKALGYVVFYLAASLALALVLFEDRELGGTQ
- a CDS encoding cation-translocating P-type ATPase, producing the protein MQTSRFATDEHVHQHPHDHDHHDGADCQSCGHDHEHTQIKLGQTLVGLIFIINSFIVDWFFTSGRVVSELSAMIGAIILGYPIVWTSIKDLRRGILSINELVGLAVLAAFAGGAFGATGEAGGYQTAGIVAFFMLLGEIIETRTAAGARQSIESLIRLTPTKARRLKDGSETEVAVHELAVGDVIRVRPGDNVAADGQILSGEGSINQANITGESLPIDKKPGDSVFAGTINLTGVLEIKVTRAGRDTTLGKVRDLILAAEKTKLPMQKIVDQYMGFYTPLVLVIGALVWTFTQDLSRVIAVLVVACPCAFILATPTAMVAALSAAARLGILIKNVADIELAAKINAFVFDKTGTLTTGKLAVSRLAPAAGVTPSDLLKTAASAEKYSNHPTAKALAELAAEAGVQLPEPKNFAETAGRGVKANVDGTVVLVGRSAWLTDNGVTGEFLKSVDINETEGFSLLFVARNGQCIGWVGLQDETRHEAKDSLVELKAVGVRRIAMVSGDRQPVAARVARDIGCEEVLAECLPQNKVEFVKATRARGYKVAVVGDGVNDAPALAAGDLGIAMGAAGSEVAIHSATIALMNNDLRRLPFLVKLSRMTRSVINQNFLFGIFFIIGGLTAAAFGYLSPIIAAIMHNAGSLIVVFNSARLVRQGEELEPFQHAPAPEPPGADAGKHAAAGQLQPKMA
- a CDS encoding ABC transporter ATP-binding protein: MTSLDNPQSEIENRQSSETVVAVRGLTKIFNDFWGRPKAKAVDNVDFEIRRGEVFGLLGPNGSGKSTTIKMLLGLLYPTRGHIEVFGHSPRHVKTKARLGYLPEESYLYRYLNSRETLEFFGNLFELAPNDRRYRAEQLLEMVGLNQVRSRTVGEFSKGMQRRIGLAQALINDPDLVILDEPTAGLDPIGCREVKDLILTLARRGKTIILSSHLLADVEDVCDRVVIYYGGKIHAQGTLNELLSERDTVRITSPALPRETMQKVLDTIRADVAGDKVTVDNPTQNLESYFLGVVERARAGEQQTSGALSGSQVAAYLRTGAVDASGTDKLLERFTAPAAVTPAAAPQVVVADEQESASRKKLDALAKSAPAAAPAPPRVAVADAGKTADTKADDKLSSLLRKK